One part of the Arachidicoccus terrestris genome encodes these proteins:
- a CDS encoding TolC family protein, which produces MHNHKSSYRVQRSIALFFGIRKLPASLKIVLIIFITAIFNPLNNTLNAQQYPVSPDTAQRIKLKLRTVIERLKNENLSIQASRQRIYASSALLQAAKDNTLPHLNIKASYQRFSRLTLYEDGLTDAHSVDRYPDQNSVSLGAEASFNIYNGGKQKLNIRFSELHRDLDILGTQQLTGDITLQAIFHYLDMILLTQLDTVLLEEVNRAGVRLKNIRALYKNQVVTKSDLLRAEVGLSSSKLSLKQAQNDLKIANQQLNILIGLPDSTIIIPVEEDFPAIISDGVPITADDLFSGTNNAYGIRRYNKNMELQAARIHFSKTDYLPSLQLYSAYGLQYPNQLFTPPIARWYSVGFIGIRAGYDISALFHNKHIVKAEQIKLMSIALDKANFKQQLSEKLKALNIKYQESSERIQVAIHSIQQANVNLKIVSLKYFNQLALLTDLLEADKLLVTSTYDLVKAKMDRKLLYYKIGYTLGKL; this is translated from the coding sequence ATGCATAACCATAAATCAAGTTATCGCGTGCAGAGAAGCATTGCCTTGTTTTTTGGCATTCGTAAACTGCCAGCTTCTCTCAAAATAGTTTTAATTATATTTATTACTGCTATTTTTAATCCATTAAACAACACGTTAAACGCTCAGCAGTATCCGGTTTCTCCAGACACCGCCCAACGAATAAAACTCAAACTGAGAACTGTCATTGAGCGCCTGAAAAATGAAAATCTGAGTATTCAGGCCAGTCGGCAAAGGATATATGCCAGTTCCGCCCTACTGCAAGCCGCGAAGGATAATACCTTACCCCACTTAAATATAAAGGCCAGTTATCAACGGTTTTCCAGGCTTACACTTTATGAGGATGGATTGACAGACGCCCACAGCGTAGATCGCTACCCTGACCAGAACAGCGTCTCTTTGGGAGCAGAGGCTTCATTCAATATTTACAACGGAGGGAAACAAAAATTAAATATTCGTTTCAGCGAGCTACATCGCGATCTGGATATTCTTGGCACACAGCAGTTAACAGGCGATATCACACTTCAGGCAATTTTTCATTATCTAGATATGATTCTGTTAACCCAGCTAGATACCGTACTGCTCGAAGAGGTCAACAGGGCCGGCGTCAGGCTAAAAAATATTCGGGCGTTATACAAAAACCAAGTCGTCACAAAAAGCGATTTGCTAAGGGCTGAAGTGGGGTTATCCTCCAGTAAGCTGTCCCTAAAACAGGCACAAAACGACTTAAAAATCGCCAACCAGCAGTTGAATATATTAATTGGGCTCCCCGATAGCACTATTATTATACCTGTCGAAGAAGATTTCCCGGCTATTATTTCCGATGGTGTGCCCATAACAGCTGATGATCTGTTTTCAGGAACGAATAATGCCTATGGCATTCGCAGATACAATAAAAACATGGAATTGCAGGCAGCCAGAATTCATTTCTCCAAAACTGATTACCTCCCGTCACTGCAATTATACAGTGCATACGGGCTGCAATACCCGAATCAATTATTCACGCCACCGATTGCCAGATGGTATTCCGTGGGTTTTATCGGAATAAGGGCAGGGTATGATATTTCTGCGTTGTTCCACAACAAACACATAGTAAAAGCAGAACAGATAAAACTAATGAGCATAGCGCTTGACAAGGCCAATTTTAAACAGCAACTTTCTGAAAAACTCAAAGCGCTTAACATAAAATATCAGGAATCCAGCGAAAGGATCCAAGTCGCAATACATAGTATACAACAGGCTAATGTCAACCTCAAAATTGTCTCACTTAAATATTTCAATCAACTCGCACTTCTAACAGATTTACTGGAAGCAGATAAGCTATTGGTTACCTCGACTTATGATCTGGTAAAAGCCAAAATGGACCGCAAGCTACTGTATTATAAAATTGGCTACACACTTGGAAAGCTCTAA
- a CDS encoding TetR/AcrR family transcriptional regulator, which yields MSKANETKRKILRCAEKQFCGYGYQKTTIRLLAEAAQVNVAAINHYYGTKERLYKCIFARRLSQLNKRLNAVKADPDISTLAYLELIAHALIRFEAGKQDFMKLFFRELSILPYSVCKFSILRFLKQTLSTISHTETIDKHWTEYRSGEQFQLYFQLLYSVHPALRHSSKLERFLSIESHNKFQVISQRIKAD from the coding sequence ATGAGTAAGGCCAACGAAACAAAAAGAAAAATACTGCGTTGTGCGGAAAAGCAGTTTTGCGGTTACGGTTATCAGAAGACTACTATCCGCCTCCTGGCAGAAGCGGCTCAAGTTAATGTGGCAGCCATTAATCACTATTATGGCACTAAAGAGCGGTTATATAAATGCATATTTGCCAGGCGACTTTCCCAACTGAACAAGCGATTAAACGCTGTTAAAGCGGATCCTGACATATCGACATTGGCTTATCTAGAATTAATAGCGCATGCCCTGATCAGATTTGAGGCAGGGAAGCAAGACTTCATGAAACTGTTTTTCAGAGAGTTATCCATCTTACCATATTCAGTTTGTAAATTCAGTATACTACGATTTCTCAAGCAGACATTATCCACCATCTCCCATACCGAAACAATCGATAAGCACTGGACAGAATACCGATCAGGAGAGCAGTTTCAATTATACTTTCAACTACTCTATAGTGTACATCCGGCGTTGCGCCATTCAAGCAAGCTGGAACGCTTTCTTTCGATTGAAAGTCATAATAAGTTCCAAGTCATTAGTCAACGTATAAAAGCGGACTGA